The window AATAAATTTCCATCCTAAATCCTCCCTTCCTGTTTCTTCAAATGAACAAGCGGCCTTTGCCGCTGCATCTCTGAAATGAATTTTACCCTTTTTGGAAGAGGAAATCATCTTTACCTTCATCCTTCCCCAAAATGGCTTAATACTCCAGCAAAAAACCTCCCGGTTACGGGAGGTCCGCTGCGAAGGGGGTCTCTCCCCCTCCGATCAGTTGTGTATCATCAAAAGAGACTATAGCTTCTCCACATTAAAATACTGTGCTTCCGGATGGGCAAAGACCATTGCCGAGACAGAAGCCTCCGGCTCCATCATAAAGCCATCAGTCAGATGAACGCCGATATCCTCCGGGGAGAGGAGCTTAAACAGCGGCCCCTGATCCTCAAGATCCGGACAAGCCGGATAACCGAAGGATACGCGGATCCCCTGATAGCGTGCACCATGTCTCTGCTTCATGGTCATATCGGCAGGATCAGGGAAGCCCCAGGTATCCCGCATCATATGATGGACCCGCTCGGCCAGGCCTTCGGCAACCTCCAGCGCCACGGCCTGCAGGGCGTGGGAGCGGAGATAGTCGCCTTTATCCTTCAGTTCTGTCGACATTTCACGGACCCCATGGCCCGCTGTCACGACCAGGAACCCGACGTAGTCCATAATGCCGCTATCCACGGACTTCAGGAAATCGGCGAGGCAAAGGTAAGGCTCAACATTCTGCCGCGGGAATGTAAAGGTATGCAGAATATTGGCGGTGTTCTGCGGATCGTAGATTAGAATATCATTGCCCCGGGACTGTGCCGGGAAGAACTGGTACATCGCATGAGGCGTAATCGTACCTTCAAGGATTGCCTGATGCAGAATATCGTCCACCGTTTCCTTGAGCTCTACCGTACGCGGATCCCCGGCGGCAAGCTGGGCTTCCACGGAACCGCGCAGACCCAGGTGATGGCCTAGCAGCATCTGCATATTTACATAGGGCACAATATGGCCCAGCGGATAGCTGCGCAGTACATGGCGTTCCAGATCCGGCGGGGTGAACACAGGCGCGTCTGCTGAGATCTTCGAACGGACAGCCCGGGTCAGCACCGGAAGCTCCTGCTGTGGAGCCACAGCCACAGCCGCCTCCGCTTCCTGGCGCACTTCTTCCTCGAGCTTGACCCGTTCATCCGGATTCATCAGCCGGTTAGCGATATCCAATCCATCCATGGCATCCTTGGCGTACAGGACAAGGCCATCATACTCCGGGCGGATGCGTGTCTTGGTGAATTTACGTGTCAGCGCCGCACCGCCTACCATAATTGGCACATCTATTCCTGCAGAACGCAGATCCTGAGCGGTGGTGACCATCTGCTGCGCCGATTTGACTAAGAGGCCCGAGAGCCCAATCGCATCGGCCTTTTCCCGCCGGAATGCTTCAATGATATTCTCCGGTGGTACCTTTATACCCAGATTGATGATCTCATAACCGTTGTTGGACAGGATAATCTCCACCAGGTTTTTGCCGATATCATGCACATCCCCTTTGACGGTGGCCAGCATAATCTTCCCCTTCACAGAGGTCTCATCCTTCTGCATAAATTGCTCCAGATGTCCGACAGAAGCCTTCATCACTTCAGCGCTTTGCAGTACCTCGGCAACGATCAATTCATTGTTATTAAACAATCTTCCAACCTCGGACATTCCGGCCATTAGCGGACCATTGATGATATCCAGCGGGCCGTTTTTCGTCAAGGCTTCATTCAAATCAGGAATCAAACCTTCCTTGGTGCCTTCAACAACGTAAGAGGCGAGCCGTTCCTCCAGCGAAAGATTGGATATCTTCTCTTTCTTCTCCACTTTCTTCTCACGAAAAGCAGCAACGAACGCCGCCAGCGTCTCGTCATTGGTGTTGTAGATCAATTCCTCGGCCAGATGGCGCTCTTCTTCCGGAATGGAGGCATACCGTTCAACCTTCTCCGTATTTACAATCGCATAATCCAGTCCGGCCTTGGTGCATTCATACAGAAAGACTGAGTTCAGGACCTCGCGTCCAGCTTCCGGAAGCCCGAACGAAACGTTACTGATCCCCAGAATCGTATGCACTGCAGGTAAAGCTTCCTTGATCAGGCGGATGCCATCAATCGTTTCTTTGGCGGAGCCGATATACTGCTCATCTCCGGTACCCACAGGAAACACTAGCGTATCAAAGATCAGATCCTCTGCAGCCAGTCCGTACTTGTTCACCAGCAGATCATAGGAGCGTTTGGCAACCTCCAGCTTGTCTGACGCTTTGATCGCCTGTCCGGTTTCATCAATCGTCCCAACGACAATTGCCGCCCCGTATTTATGGATCAGCGGAGTTACCAGCTCGAACTTTTCTTCACCATCTTCAAGGTTAATGGAGTTAATAATCGCCTTTCCCTGGCAATATTGCAGCGCAAGATCGATCACCTTGGGATCGGTGGTATCGATCATCAGCGGAACCTTTACCTTTTTGACTACCAGTTCCAGAAATTGCTTAATGTCTTCGCTCTCATCGCGGTCCGGGTCCTGCACACAGACATCGATCACCTGCGCACCGCTCTTAACCTGAGCACGGGCTATTTCCGAAGCTTCCTCATATTTGCCTTCCACGATCAGACGTTTGAATTTCCGCGAGCCCAGCACGTTCGTGCGTTCACCGACCATGTAAGGACGATTGTCACTCTCTACATACACAGGCTCAATCCCTGACAATGCCGGAGGGTGAGATCCATCCAGCTTGCGGGGTTCGAAGGTTGTTAGCAGTTCGGCCATTGCCCGGATATGATCCGGAGTTGTTCCGCAGCAGCCCCCGGCGATATTCAGCCAGCCCTTTTCAGCAAAGCCTGCCAGCTTACGGGCCAGTGAATCCGGAGATTCATGATAGTTCCCGTTCTCATCCGGCAATCCGGCATTCGGATAACAGCTCACAGCCGCCGAAGAAATCGCTGACAGTGAGCGGATATGATCGCGCATGAACTCCGGTCCTGTCGCACAGTTAAGTCCGATGGAGATCGGCTTCAGGTGCTCAAGCGAGATGTAAAAGGCTTCAATATTCTGACCCGCCAGGGTTGTTCCCATCGGTTCAATCGTTCCCGAGATCATAACAGGCAGTGTAATTCCCGTCTGCTCAAAAGCATTTTTGATCCCGATACTGCCTGCCTTCACATTTAATGTATCCTGGGAAGTCTCCAGCAGCAGAGCATCCACTTTCCCGTCAATAAGTGCAACAGCCTGCTCCTGATAGCTGCTAACCAGCTCTTGAAAAGTCACACCTCCGGTCACGGAGAGCGTCTTCGTGGTTGGCCCCATTGCGCCGATCACATAACGGGGATGTTCAGGCGTATCGTATTTGTCTACGGCGTTCCGGGCAAGTCTTGCTGCCTCCAGATTAATCTCCCGTGCCCGCTGAGGAATATCATATTCAGCAAGCACCACAGAAGTCGCCCCAAATGTGTTTGTCTCGATTAGATCCGCGCCGGCTTCAAGATATTTCTCATGAATATCCTGAATCACCTCAGGACGGGTAAGCACCAGCATTTCATTACAGCCATCCAAGTCTTCTCCGCCAAAATCCTCACCGGTAAGGGGCACTTGTTGAATCATTGTACCCATTGCTCCATCTAAAATCAGTATGCGCTGCTGCAAGCTTTCAGCAAGTGTATATTTAGCCACTTCATATCCCCCCAGAAAAACGTTAGAGTAAGTTTAGCAGAATAAAGCAAAATCGGAAAGCCTTCCTTTCCACTCTGCATAATTGTTATTATTTGTAGGCTATCCTCTTGAACATTATCAAGGTAATACAGTGAGTTCTTTTCTCGGCATGGAATGCTGTGTGCGGGCCGTTACATGCGATGTAACGCTATATTCGCCCTCTTGAGCAAAGCTGCCTTCAGCCTCATATGTACCGCTCCCGGAGGATGTTCCTTTCAGCTCCAGCTTTATAGATCCATCGTTTGTGTTCACGATTTCAAAGAGCACTTCTTTGGCATCATCTACCGCTTCACCCGCCTGCGTCACCACCGCTTTAAAGCTCACCGGCTCATTTACCTTGCCTTGCTCCGGACTCCAGCTCAGCTCGACCTTAATGGGCTCCATAGAGACATTGTCTGCAGCGTGCATATGGTTATGCTCTGCACTGTTTTCGGAACATCCTCCTAGTGTTGACATCATAACAATAAATAATATTGCAATGAACTGCTTAGGTTTGATCATCGGGCATCCTCCAGTCGGATAGTCGGGTTCCTTATGAAGCTTACAGCGCGAGTAATCCATTCTTTCTCTATTATACACATAATATTCACTTTTTCAGAGAATGACTACCTCTTCACACATATTCATAGCATACAAAAAACCGGCTCCCTATCGGGAGACCGGTTCTGAAAGAATTGTTATAGCGATTGTACCAGCGGAAGAAGCTCGGAGAGATGCCCGATCTGATAGTCCGGCCGAATCTCCGGATTAGCTTTTTTACCCGTCCGGTTAATCCAGACCGTGGTAAGACCTGCAGTCAGACCGCCTAGAATATCCGTCGTAAGCTTATCACCGACCATAACTCCTTGTTCCGGAGCAATGTCCAGCAGATCAAGCGCATGTACGAAAATATCCTTGTCCGGCTTACCTTTACCAAAGCTCCCTGAGATGACCACATGATCAAAATAAGGGATAAGCTCCGGAACACCGTCCAGTTTCTCCTGCTGAAGAGCAGGACACCCGTTTGTGAGCAGTAACAGCTTCACCTTACCGCGGAGCTCATCCAACACTTGCAGCGTTTCTTCATACATATAAGGCCGCTTCCGGCGTTCCTCGGCAAATTTGGCGGCTAGTTGTTCAGCCAGTGCTTCATCATTGACTCCAACGGAAGCCAGGCCGCGGCGCCAGGATTCTTTGCGGTATGCCGGAGCAAGCTGCTCCAGTTGCCGGAATTCCGGCTGCTCCCCGGCTGTAAAATTCGCCCATAGCGCTTCGAAAGGATTGATTCCGATCATCTTCGTAAATGGAAACGTCTCATAAGTCTCGTAAAGGCTTCTGGCTTCCCTGCGGACAGCTGCTTCCAGCTCTAAAGGGTCAACATCGTTTCCTGCTGCTTCGCAGGCCGCGCGAAAAGCTTCTTCAACGCTCCGTTCATCCCAGAGCAGTGTATCGTCAAGGTCAAATAGTACGGCGGTAATCGGCATAATAACGCTCCCTCTCCCTATGCTGGTCTATCTTGCTACTCGTACACTACTTCAATATTATTAGCTTTTGCGAACTCTGTAAGGCGTTCACCCATTGCCGCCGTGTCATAACGGTTCAGGAATCTGGAGAACACCCATTGCTTGCGCTTGCCTTTATATTTAAGGGAAACCATACTGCGGGACACAATAATCTTCTCAATCTCTGATGCCTGCAGCCAGCGTTCACGATTATATTTAATAGTAGAAACCCTGGCACGTTCAACCTTCAGGTATGGACGGCGGAAGAACAGAAGTGCAGCCAGTAAAAAGTAAAGAACAACACCCAGCCAGTTGGCGAGAACACCGCTGCCTCTAGCATCATCAACAGAACCGACTACCCAAAACATGATGCCGAGGAGCAGCAGAACTATTGGAAATACGATATTGCGGCCTTTAAAGATATCGCTCTCTTTGGCAGCTGACGCTGATTTTGAAGCATAGATGGTTTCTTTACCTTGCTTCTTCCGTTGCTTATTGACTTGCTGTGTGTTGCGTTGAACCATTCTTTCCCAAGAACGGGCCATGTGAGTTCCCCCTAGTCGTCCTAAAATATCTATGACAAAGGCACCGGACTAATGTTTAAGCCCCTTGTTGCCTTGATCATCGTTATCCACGATTTCAATCGTATCAAGCTGTGCACGGAAGTTGCTGCGGATGTTGCCCAGATAGATCTCGCGGAGCTTAGCGCGTTCTGCTAATTCCTCTTCATTCAGGCCGCTGCTTTTCTGTTTGCGAGCCAATTCATTGATGCGTGCGACCAATTCGTCTATATTCAATGCTTTCCCCTCCCCTATAAATTCATTCTAACTTTGCCATGAGAAAAAGAGCTTGTCAAGGTCTCCTCCCTGAAAGCTCTTCATGTTATTCTATCGTGTTGAAATTACAGTTAATATACAGGCAAGGTCAGCACATCTCCGGCCTGGATGTCACTGCTCTTCAGTCCACTTGTTTCTTTAATTCCTTCTATATATACGACAGTCCTCATGTTATCCGGTTTATGTTCACGTGCAATGCTCCAAAGCGTGTCACCGCGTTCAACAACTACCCGCTTACCTTCTGTCATAGAGGACACCGATCCGGCAAAAACATTTCCTACAACTGTAAAACCTGAAACTACGAGCATAAACACTAAGGCTAGCTTTATAAAGTTATCTTTCACAAATACCTTCATCAGCATACTGAATAAGGACGCTGCAGAATCCTTTAGACTTGAAACATAAGTTGAAGCAGAATCATCTCCGGCAGACTGAACCTCACGGGCTTCATCGTAGATGCTGCGGTATGTACTGTATTTTAACATTATCATCGACCTCCAAACACTTGTTCTTAATTTCAAAAATAATATAACACGAACAAGTGTTTTGATCAATAGTTTTTTCGAACAATTGTTCCCCTAAATTTATTAGCCAGCTTTAGGGTCATTTTCACCTGTTACTATGCCTTTTTGAAAATTTTAGAACTTATGTTTGTACGAACGGAAGTTCTATGTTATAATTTTCCCAAACATACTATATGGGGTTGATTCCAATGTCAAAGATTTCGAGTCGTCAGCTGGCGATCCTGGAATTTATACGTAACGAAGTCCGCAGCAAGGGTTATCCTCCGTCTGTCCGGGAAATTGGGGAAGCTGTCGGTCTTGCATCCAGCTCCACAGTACATGGTCATTTGGATCGTCTTGAGAAGAAGGGCCTTATCCGTCGTGACCCTACGAAGCCGCGTGCGATAGAACTGCTTGGACAGGAAGATTCTGAGAATGTACATCAATTTGTACAAACAGTAACCCGTATTCCTGTTGTAGGTAAAGTCACCGCCGGGGTGCCTATTACAGCTACAGAGAATATTGAAGACTATTTTCCACTACCTAGCCATTATGTAGGAGACAACAAAGTTTTCATGCTCTCTGTACTCGGAGACAGCATGGTGGATGCGGGAATTATGAACGGCGACTATGTTATTGTCCGCCAGCAGCAGACAGCAGATAATGGAGATATCGTCGTTGCGATGACTGAAGAAGATGAAGCTACTGTTAAGACATTCTACAAAGAACGAGACCATATCCGCCTGCAGCCGGAGAATCCGGCTTATGAACCGCTCCGCTTGAACCGTGTTACCATTTTAGGCAGAGTCATTGGACTTTTCCGTGATATCCACTAGAATTACCCCTCCCAAAAGCTGTTTCGCCTTCCAGGTGGAACAGCTTTTTTCCATTTTATTATGCCCCTCGATCCTCTAAGAACCCTTGTTCCCTATAAGGAAATTCGTCACCACTAATCTCTTATAACGGGAACCCCCGCAGCATTCCACACATATCCTGGTAGCAAAGGAGTGCTGATGACTTTGCCCAATTACCGGATAATTGTTGATCTGTCGCAGCGCATGCTGTATTTACTGGATAACGACATTGTGACCCGTGGTTTTCCCGTTGGAATCGGCACCATGCTGACAGTTTCACCTACAGGCGAGTATACCATCATTAACAAGCAGCCCAATCCCGGCGGGCCTTTTGGCGCCTTTTGGATGGGGCTGTCTAAACCGCATTACGGCATTCACGGAACGAATGACCCTGCTTCGATCGGTCATAGGGTCTCCCACGGTTGCATACGGATGTATAATACTGATGTTCTCGCTTTATCTCGTATAGTCCCCATTGGCACGCGTGTAACGATTAGGGAGTAAAGCTATTCATAATTCGCACGTTAGTCCATGTCAAAAGAACACCTCTACCCGCGCTTGTACGGGAAGAGGTGTTCTTCATTTATTCATATGATGTGCAAACAGATTATTAGGGCTATCCCCAACAAGAGCTCCGGCTACAGCACACTGCGCAAGAGTCTGATCGCGATTCGGTTTAGGCGCAATGCTTCCCGGATCGATACACGAGCTGCCAGCAATTCGCGTCTGGCCCGGCTTGGATTGGGTACTCTGCGCAGATTCTCATTAATCTCTTCAAGTCTTTCCAATAAAATGGACCTTTGCGCCAACAATGCTCGAATCGCTCTTCGGATTCTTAACCGTTCTGTTTCTGTCATAATTCCACCTCTTTTACGTTTGATAGTATAAGAGATGCAATTCTGGCTTCATCGGTTTGTGTGAACTGGCATTTGTTATTTTTTGGGCAGACGCACCCGGAATTCATACTCCGTACGTTTATAGGCCATTCCCGCCAGCATGATATAATCTGGTGTCCATTTTTGCAGAGGTCCTGCGTAATCAGCGATAACATGCGGCTTTCCGTCTAGCATCTGTACTACGTATATATTCGCCTCAGCGAGCGCAGCAGTGAAAAGGTCCGCATCGCTTACCAGCACCTTATAAGTCGCATTCAATACGGTCCCTCCTTATTGGCTGATTCATATTTAGCGCGGATTTCAAGGTTTTTGGAATAATTGTACAGGTCAAGGGCCGTTATCCCTCTGCGTGCAAGCTTAACAAACAACACAAAAGCGTAGATACACGCCACAGCAGATACCAGCCAGATCAACACGGCAAACACTCCGAATCCACTCAGAAAATAAGCCCCTGGGGTTACACTCATCGTTCATCTACTCCTTCGGCAAGCCATACAATGGCCTGTAAATGATATTTATATCTATCTGACATAGCCATGGTTCGTCTAACGGCCATGATAGAAAGGAAATAACAATAGTGCAAGGCCAATAACTGCAAAAATCCCTGTGCCGATAGCAGAAAAGATAAAATATGCTTGTGGCGGCTCTTTGAAAGCTTTCCAGCCTTGGGTAATCTGCCAAAAATAGCGCGGTTTAATCGTAGCAAATAACGCCGTTCCCGTCCAAAGTACAAGAAACGCGGTCATAAACCAGGCAATTCCTGCAGGCATCCTTACCACTCCCATTCTAAATTACAGGCTATTGTCCCTACCGTTTATTCACATGATGTGAAGCTTATTTCTCAGCCATTCCAATATAATCCAAATGTGAATGGCTGTAAATGAGAAATCAACTAACCCATGTATACGAAAAGGCATTACCATGAGCTTCTCCCGTTAAAGGAACCCCTCTGATAATGCCTTATTTTATCCGTTCCGGAATTTACTCCGCAAACTATAAACCGCATTCAACTATAGCATAGAAAAGAATCAAAACCACGATGGTCAAGGATGAGGCGAACGACAACCACGTAAAAAAATGTTTCCAGTAGTTATTTTTCATCTGACTTGTATACCACCAATATTGTGCTCCGCTGGTGCTCTGCACCGTCACGCGAAGATTTGACTACTGAGCCATAACAGATGTTAACTACCTGCTCTTCACGTAACCCCTTGAGGAATTCATTCGCCTTGTTCTCCGCATAAAAATTATCGCCGTCCACAAATTCTTTTACCTGTATCATAATATCCTCCTTTAATTGCATTCATTTAACTGCATCAAGCTCATATGGGAATCCCTATATTTAAAAGCGACGAAATGCACATGGCTCATCACCCCTTGGCTAACATTTAATGTAAAATCCATCCAAACGAACAGCAAGGCACTCCGCAGCTATCTGCGAAATGCCTTACTATCAGCCTAGCTTACCATTCCATCTGACATTAATCAAACTTTATTTACTCAATTTTTCCAATTTAAGTGACAGAAAAAAGTAGAATCGTGTTGCTAAAGCATACATCCATTTTTAGGAATCTTTATAAACTGCAACAATTCTATCTTAAGTTGGAAATAATGCATAATAGATTATAATATAATAAAAATTATCAGGAGGATTTCTCTATGCCCAGTTATTATTTTAAAGAAATATGGACTCCTCTAAAGTTGGTTGGGATCAAGTTTTTTCGGGACGACGAGCTAAGGCTTTGGGTTAAATTATGGTCAAGAAAGCGTACGCTGCTTCGTTAAGTTAATATTTGGTCTCATCGCTATCCAGCCGTGAGAACACCTCTAAATCCACTACGCCATGTCCTTTCCAGACCTGACCTTGCCGGATCGTGCCTTCTTGTCTAAAATAATTCCTCAGCAGCACCTTCTGGGATTTGATATTCTCCGGCATTACAAAGGCTTGAATACGATTGATCCCTAACTCCTTGAACAAATATTCCGTTATCGCCTGAACTGCTTCTGTGGCAATCCCCTGACCCCAAAATTTATCGTCAAGCCTGTAACCTATGGTGATCATATTTACGTCCTGCACATAATCAAATATTTCTGCCACGCCAACAATACGTTCAGGCTCTTTGTTCAAGCAGATTCCCAGGAAAATCGTCTTCTTCTTAAGAAAATCTCTTTCAAAATGTCCTATCATATTGGCCACTGTCTCTTTGTTTTTCTTCAGCATTACTGGTGAATGCACAAACAGCTTTTCATTGCTATAGATGTCAAACAGCTCGTCGAGATCAGAATCAGTTATTTTTCTTAATGTAATTGCTGCAGATTCAATTCGTGGAAATTGTTCAAATGGGCTTTTACTCATTTATCCCGCGCCTCTCCGTTTAAAGTCTCATCAAAGTCTAAGTGCAGTAAATTTACCATAAATCTCTATAATTTTCTATGTATTGTAACTAATCGCCAAAAAAAGAATGAGGTACCTCTTAGGCAGCAAAAACAAAAGGTCCTGCACCAATAGCCATATAATCTTTTCTGGGACACCTCTTTTTTTGAGTAGGATCGGCTTGTGCACTTAGGTGGACGCTGCGCAAACGGGCCGTTGTTCCAATCGCTTTGGTCTCCAGATTTTTCTCATTCCCCTTAGCGGTGAAAATCCGGTGACCAAGGCGGCCGCTACCGCTTTTCCACAATCAGTCCGTCCTCTCCGCTGTTTAAGCGGGATATGAAATTCCACTTTATATGAAATCCATCCTCGAATAGTCCTCACAATTTTGCGGGCAATTTGTGGGCACCGTCATATTAAGGGCTCATAGCACCCCCTACGCCCACACAAAAAACCCCCGACGCCAGAGGCGCCAGGGGTTGCTTGCAACTAGTAAAGAGTCATGTACTGAGCTCTTTCCCACTCGTGAACCTGGGTACGATAGATGTCCCATTCGATTTCCTTCAGTTCATAGAAGTGAGCCAAAGCATGTTCACCAAGGGCTTCAGTGATGACATGGCTGCGGATCATTTCATTTAGTGCTTCTTTCAGATCGGACGGCAAGCTTGGAATGCCTTCTTCAATCCGCTCTTCCTCAGACATCACATAGATGTTCCGGTCGATTGGAGCCGGAAGATCAAGCTGGCGCTTGATTCCGTCAAGACCTGCCTTCAACATTACAGCAAGTGCAAGATACGGGTTAGCTGCAGGGTCCGGATTGCGGACTTCAATGCGTGTACTGAGTCCTCTGGAAGCCGGAATACGAATCATCGGGCTGCGGTTGCTCGCAGACCAGGCTACGTAACAAGGGGCTTCATAACCGGGAACCAGACGTTTGTAAGAGTTCACTGTCGGATTCGTGATGGCGGCAAAAGCACGTGCGTGCTTCAGGATACCAGCCATGTAATACCGTGCAGTTTTGCTCAGGCCGAGCGTATCACTTTCATCATAGAATACATTCTCATTGCCTTTGAACAAGGATTGGTGGGCATGCATCCCGGATCCGTTCATACCAAATAGAGGCTTAGGCATAAAAGTAGCATGCAGGCCGTGCTGACGGGCAACCGTCTTCACAACGAGCTTGAAGGTTTGAATTTGGTCAGCGGCTTTGATCGCATCCGCATATTTGAAGTCAATTTCATGCTGGCCGGAAGCCACTTCGTGGTGAGAAGCTTCAATTTCGAAGCCCATTTCTTCAAGAGTCAATACGATTTCGCGGCGGCAGTTCTCCCCAAGATCCATCGGCGCCAAATCGAAATATCCACCCTGGTCATTCAATTCTGTAGTAGGATTACCCTTCTCATCGGTTCTGAACAGGAAAAATTCCGGCTCTGGTCCAACGTTCATGGCAGTGTAGCCCATTTCTTCTGCTTCCTCAAGACAGCGTTTGAGAATGCCGCGCGGATCGCCGGCAAACGGTGTTCCATCAGGCATGTACACATCACAAATCAGACGTGCTACCCGGCTGTCCGTCACCCAAGGGAAAATCACCCATGTGCTGAGGTCCGGATAGAGATACATGTCAGATTCCTCAATACGCACATAACCTTCAATGGACGATCCATCGAACATCATTTTATTGTCGAGCGCTTTTTCAAGCTGGCTTACAGGAATCTCAACGTTTTTGATCGTTCCGAGCAGGTCGGTGAATTGCAGGCGAATAAAACGGACGTTTTCTTCCTTGGCGATGCGGATAATATCCTCTTTAGAAAAGCTCACTTTACCCTCTCCCTTTCAACTCTCTTTGGTTGTTGTTTATTTATTAAAAAACCGGGATAGCTCGCCTTGAATAAGAGATACTTGTCCCGGTCTTTTACCCGAAACCAGTTCCTGCTTAAGCAAACGGTGAAGCTGTGAATCAGACAACTCTCTACGGCGAACCTCTGTGTCAGGGGTAATTACCGTAGCTTCTTCGGATTCCTTCGAGACAGGGTTCATTACCTGCTTAATGCCGGCAATATTAACGCCTTTCTCAATTAATGCTTTGATTTCCAATAGGCGCTCTACATCATTAAATGAGAACAAACGCTGGTTGCCGGAAGTGCGTGCGGGCACGATCAGGCTGTGTTGCTCATAATAACGAATTTGTCTAGCAGATAAATCGGTTAGCTTCATTACGATTCCTATAGGAAATAATGCCATATTTCTGCGGATTTCATCACCCATGACTCATCCAACCTTCCAATGATCTTTTTCTCATCTCATTGTACATTTCTTAATTTGGCGTGTCAATGGTATGTTAGT of the Paenibacillus pedocola genome contains:
- the metH gene encoding methionine synthase; this translates as MGTMIQQVPLTGEDFGGEDLDGCNEMLVLTRPEVIQDIHEKYLEAGADLIETNTFGATSVVLAEYDIPQRAREINLEAARLARNAVDKYDTPEHPRYVIGAMGPTTKTLSVTGGVTFQELVSSYQEQAVALIDGKVDALLLETSQDTLNVKAGSIGIKNAFEQTGITLPVMISGTIEPMGTTLAGQNIEAFYISLEHLKPISIGLNCATGPEFMRDHIRSLSAISSAAVSCYPNAGLPDENGNYHESPDSLARKLAGFAEKGWLNIAGGCCGTTPDHIRAMAELLTTFEPRKLDGSHPPALSGIEPVYVESDNRPYMVGERTNVLGSRKFKRLIVEGKYEEASEIARAQVKSGAQVIDVCVQDPDRDESEDIKQFLELVVKKVKVPLMIDTTDPKVIDLALQYCQGKAIINSINLEDGEEKFELVTPLIHKYGAAIVVGTIDETGQAIKASDKLEVAKRSYDLLVNKYGLAAEDLIFDTLVFPVGTGDEQYIGSAKETIDGIRLIKEALPAVHTILGISNVSFGLPEAGREVLNSVFLYECTKAGLDYAIVNTEKVERYASIPEEERHLAEELIYNTNDETLAAFVAAFREKKVEKKEKISNLSLEERLASYVVEGTKEGLIPDLNEALTKNGPLDIINGPLMAGMSEVGRLFNNNELIVAEVLQSAEVMKASVGHLEQFMQKDETSVKGKIMLATVKGDVHDIGKNLVEIILSNNGYEIINLGIKVPPENIIEAFRREKADAIGLSGLLVKSAQQMVTTAQDLRSAGIDVPIMVGGAALTRKFTKTRIRPEYDGLVLYAKDAMDGLDIANRLMNPDERVKLEEEVRQEAEAAVAVAPQQELPVLTRAVRSKISADAPVFTPPDLERHVLRSYPLGHIVPYVNMQMLLGHHLGLRGSVEAQLAAGDPRTVELKETVDDILHQAILEGTITPHAMYQFFPAQSRGNDILIYDPQNTANILHTFTFPRQNVEPYLCLADFLKSVDSGIMDYVGFLVVTAGHGVREMSTELKDKGDYLRSHALQAVALEVAEGLAERVHHMMRDTWGFPDPADMTMKQRHGARYQGIRVSFGYPACPDLEDQGPLFKLLSPEDIGVHLTDGFMMEPEASVSAMVFAHPEAQYFNVEKL
- a CDS encoding FixH family protein encodes the protein MIKPKQFIAILFIVMMSTLGGCSENSAEHNHMHAADNVSMEPIKVELSWSPEQGKVNEPVSFKAVVTQAGEAVDDAKEVLFEIVNTNDGSIKLELKGTSSGSGTYEAEGSFAQEGEYSVTSHVTARTQHSMPRKELTVLP
- a CDS encoding HAD family hydrolase, with protein sequence MPITAVLFDLDDTLLWDERSVEEAFRAACEAAGNDVDPLELEAAVRREARSLYETYETFPFTKMIGINPFEALWANFTAGEQPEFRQLEQLAPAYRKESWRRGLASVGVNDEALAEQLAAKFAEERRKRPYMYEETLQVLDELRGKVKLLLLTNGCPALQQEKLDGVPELIPYFDHVVISGSFGKGKPDKDIFVHALDLLDIAPEQGVMVGDKLTTDILGGLTAGLTTVWINRTGKKANPEIRPDYQIGHLSELLPLVQSL
- a CDS encoding DUF896 domain-containing protein; translation: MNIDELVARINELARKQKSSGLNEEELAERAKLREIYLGNIRSNFRAQLDTIEIVDNDDQGNKGLKH
- a CDS encoding LysM peptidoglycan-binding domain-containing protein, translated to MLKYSTYRSIYDEAREVQSAGDDSASTYVSSLKDSAASLFSMLMKVFVKDNFIKLALVFMLVVSGFTVVGNVFAGSVSSMTEGKRVVVERGDTLWSIAREHKPDNMRTVVYIEGIKETSGLKSSDIQAGDVLTLPVY
- the lexA gene encoding transcriptional repressor LexA; amino-acid sequence: MSKISSRQLAILEFIRNEVRSKGYPPSVREIGEAVGLASSSTVHGHLDRLEKKGLIRRDPTKPRAIELLGQEDSENVHQFVQTVTRIPVVGKVTAGVPITATENIEDYFPLPSHYVGDNKVFMLSVLGDSMVDAGIMNGDYVIVRQQQTADNGDIVVAMTEEDEATVKTFYKERDHIRLQPENPAYEPLRLNRVTILGRVIGLFRDIH
- a CDS encoding L,D-transpeptidase, which produces MPNYRIIVDLSQRMLYLLDNDIVTRGFPVGIGTMLTVSPTGEYTIINKQPNPGGPFGAFWMGLSKPHYGIHGTNDPASIGHRVSHGCIRMYNTDVLALSRIVPIGTRVTIRE
- a CDS encoding DUF6199 family natural product biosynthesis protein; this translates as MPAGIAWFMTAFLVLWTGTALFATIKPRYFWQITQGWKAFKEPPQAYFIFSAIGTGIFAVIGLALLLFPFYHGR
- a CDS encoding sporulation protein Cse60; translated protein: MIQVKEFVDGDNFYAENKANEFLKGLREEQVVNICYGSVVKSSRDGAEHQRSTILVVYKSDEK
- a CDS encoding GNAT family N-acetyltransferase, with translation MSKSPFEQFPRIESAAITLRKITDSDLDELFDIYSNEKLFVHSPVMLKKNKETVANMIGHFERDFLKKKTIFLGICLNKEPERIVGVAEIFDYVQDVNMITIGYRLDDKFWGQGIATEAVQAITEYLFKELGINRIQAFVMPENIKSQKVLLRNYFRQEGTIRQGQVWKGHGVVDLEVFSRLDSDETKY